A single region of the Fusarium keratoplasticum isolate Fu6.1 chromosome 7, whole genome shotgun sequence genome encodes:
- a CDS encoding TauD domain-containing protein — protein sequence MVPGLVDDTSSWVAPGKVNKDIFPDGFKTSGQHEPLYSCIQPYDKFPKEITGPTAWKAEDYRESPEKWTHSFTEEEVAEIGGAADDFIQSGVPLTGITKDLFELPKLAGFMAKLRKRLIDGEGFWLFKNLPVQQWGLQKSATAYMGLGTHLGYFVSQNSRGHVLGHVKDLGEDPTRTDKVRIYRTNARQFFHTDSGDIVGLLCIAKSMEGGESDICSQHRVFNCLQRENPDVAKLFCEPIWYADRKGEVSDGQKPWMRTAVFYLENDPDGTPRVYGKFDPNNVTSLWRFNTGPDAQIPPLSEAQLHAMKVLEETCKREALHMILDPGDIQFVSNQHVFHARTAYKDYAPGAKDENGNLRPQRHLMRLWLSVPVDEGGWKLPFPDMHEKKRGGIQVNDNPPKCPLDAE from the exons ATGGTTCCTGGACTTGTCGACGACACTTCCTCTTGGGTCGCACCCGGGAAGGTCAACAAGGACATCTTCCCAGATGGCTTCAAGACCTCGGGTCAACATGAGCCTCTCTACTCCTGCATCCAGCCCTATGACAAGTTTCCCAAAGAAATCACAGGCCCAACGGCTTGGAAGGCAGAGGATTACAGGGAGAGCCCCGAGAAGTGGACGCACTCGTTCacggaagaagaggttgcCGAGATTGGAGGGGCAGCTGATGACTTCATTCAATCTGGTGTGCCACTGACGGGCATCACCAAG GATCTCTTCGAACTTCCGAAGCTGGCTGGCTTTATGGCAAAGCTTCGCAAGAGACTGATTGATGGCGAGGGTTTCTGGCTGTTCAAGAACCTGCCCGTCCAGCAATGGGGCCTGCAGAAGTCGGCTACTGCCTACATGGGCCTGGGTACTCATCTGGGCTACTTCGTCAGTCAAAACAGCCGTGGGCACGTCCTCGGCCATGTCAAAGACCTTGGTGAGGATCCCACTCGCACAGACAAGGTCCGTATCTATCGGACCAACGCCAGACAGTTCTTCCACACCGACTCGGGAGATATTGTTGGGCTGCTGTGTATTGCAAAGTCCATGGAGGGCGGCGAATCAGATATTTGCTCTCAGCACCGAGTCTTCAACTGTCTGCAGCGTGAGAATCCCGATGTGGCCAAGCTCTTCTGTGAGCCCATTTGGTACGCGGACAGGAAGGGTGAGGTGTCAGATGGCCAGAAGCCTTGGATGCGCACTGCCGTATTCTACCTCGAAAACGACCCCGATGGAACTCCACGCGTGTACGGCAAGTTTGACCCTAACAATGTCACTTCGCTGTGGCGTTTCAACACTGGCCCAGACGCACAGATTCCTCCTCTGTCAGAGGCTCAGCTGCACGCTATGAAGGTGCTGGAGGAGACATGCAAGCGAGAGGCACTCCACATGATCCTTGACCCCGGTGACATCCAGTTCGTCAGCAACCAGCATGTGTTCCATGCTCGCACGGCGTACAAGGACTATGCCCCGGGAGCGAAGGACGAGAATGGAAACCTGCGGCCTCAGAGACACCTTATGAGGCTGTGGCTGTCCGTGCCCGTGGACGAGGGTGGATGGAAGCTGCCATTCCCTGACATGCATGAGAAGAAGCGTGGTGGAATTCAGGTCAATGACAACCCTCCAAAGTGCCCCCTCGATGCGGAGTAG
- a CDS encoding PKS-ER domain-containing protein, producing MTSPTNIATEALVTEKPGDKFEMRPIILDEVRGDEVLVEMKYSGICHTDVLLQNGLIPGVEYPAIFGHEGAGIIRALGSDVKDKSLQVGDHVLLSFNVCGKCKKCVAGKPSFCHIHSPVNVGSVRLSDGSTPARLEDGRSVRSQFFGHSSFARVSVVAERSVVKCPYPESLPYYAPLGCGFQTGAGTVLNALKPDKTQTVVIFGMGSVGIAALMAAAYLQVKQLVAVDVVDDKLANAKEFGSTHVVNSRTCGEGGIEAKIKEITDGGADFAIDCTGLIPVIESLFGCLAPGGTATSVGVPPPNSVVRIEPQTFLLENKRYVGVVEGGSNPQKFIPELMELHRQGHFPVEKLCTVYSVKEFEKALADMRGGKVVKPIIHWD from the exons ATGACATCACCCACCAACATCGCCACAGAGGCGCTCGTCACCGAGAAACCCGGTGACAAGTTCGAGATGAGGCCCATCATTCTGGATGAGGTCCGGGGAGACGAAGTGCTTGTCGAGATGAAGTATTCCGGTATTTGCCACACA GATGTTCTTCTACAGAACGGCCTCATCCCTGGAGTCGAATACCCTGCCATCTTTGGCCACGAAGGCGCAGGTATTATCCGCGCCCTGGGCAGcgacgtcaaggacaagTCCCTCCAGGTCGGCGACCATgttctcctctccttcaacGTCTGCGGCAAGTGCAAGAAGTGCGTCGCAGGCAAGCCATCCTTCTGCCACATCCACTCCCCTGTGAATGTTGGTTCAGTCCGCCTCTCTGACGGCTCGACTCCCGCTCGGCTTGAGGACGGCCGATCTGTGCGAAGCCAATTCTTTGGCCACTCTTCCTTCGCGAGGGTGTCGGTTGTAGCCGAGAGAAGCGTCGTCAAATGTCCATACCCCGAGTCTCTGCCATACTACGCCCCCCTTGGCTGCGGCTTTCAGACAGGGGCCGGCACGGTGCTCAACGCGCTCAAGCCGGACAAGACTCAGACGGTGGTCATATTCGGTATGGGAAGTGTTGGTATCGCTGCGCTGATGGCTGCGGCATACCTTCAGGTCAAGCAGCTTGTGGCGGTGGATGTTGTGGATGACAAGCtggccaacgccaaggaGTTTGGTTCTACGCATGTCGTAAACTCGAGGACATGTGGCGAGGGTGGCattgaggccaagatcaaggagattaCAGATGGAGGGGCCGACTTTGCTATTGACTGCACTGGCCTGATCCCCGTTATCGAGTCACTATTCGGGTGTCTTGCCCCAGGAGGTACGGCGACTAGTGTTGGTGTGCCGCCGCCAAACAGCGTTGTCCGAATCGAACCCCAGACGTTTCTACTTGAGAACAAGCGATATGTCGGCGTTGTTGAGGGCGGCTCCAATCCCCAAAAG TTTATTCCCGAGTTGATGGAGCTTCATCGGCAAGGCCATTTCCCAGTCGAGAAGCTATGCACGGTTTACTCGGTCAAGGAGTTTGAGAAGGCATTGGCCGATATGCGTGGCGGGAAG GTGGTGAAGCCGATTATTCACTGGGATTGA